The following proteins are co-located in the Solanum pennellii chromosome 1, SPENNV200 genome:
- the LOC107001981 gene encoding sphinganine C4-monooxygenase 1-like: MSIDNDVVRGGLHVSDELLGTILPIVVYWVYSGLYCLLGGMENYRLHTKKDEDEKNLVTKKEVVKGVLLQQVVQSVVATVLFAVTGNDGDSDGNQHGFLVLVRQLFVAMVILDTWQYFMHRYMHQNKFLYKHIHSQHHRLVVPYAFGALYNHPLEGLLLDTIGGALAFLFSGMSPRASIFFFSFATIKTVDDHCGLWLPGNLFHIVFKNNSAYHDIHHQLYGSKYNFSQPFFVTWDRILGTYMPYALVERPEGGYEARPDKDCKDD; this comes from the exons ATGAGTATTGATAATGATGTTGTTAGAGGAGGATTACATGTGTCAGATGAATTGTTGGGTACTATTTTGCCAATAGTGGTGTATTGGGTTTATTCAGGATTGTATTGTTTGCTTGGGGGTATGGAGAATTATAGGTTACATACTAAGAAAGATGAAGATGAGAAGAATTTGGTTACCAAGAAAGAGGTTGTTAAAGGGGTTCTTCTTCAACAGGTTGTTCAAAGTGTTGTTGCTACTGTTCTCTTCGCG GTCACAGGTAATGATGGCGACTCTGATGGAAATCAACATGGCTTCCTTGTTCTTGTTAGACAGTTGTTTGTTGCCATGGTCATCTTAGATACTTGGCAATACTTTATGCATCGCTACATGCATCAAAACAAGTTCTTATACAAGCATATACATTCTCAGCATCATCGGCTAGTTGTTCCATATGCATTCGGAGCTTTGTACAATCATCCTTTAGAGGGTCTGTTACTTGACACTATTGGTGGAGCTTTAGCTTTCCTTTTCTCAGGCATGTCTCCTCGAGCTTCCATCTTCTTTTTCTCATTTGCTACCATCAAAACAGTCGATGATCATTGTGGACTATGGCTACCTGGAAACCTCTTCCATATCGTCTTTAAAAACAACTCAGCATACCATGATATTCACCACCAACTTTACGGAAGCAAGTATAACTTTTCACAGCCTTTCTTTGTTACCTGGGATAGGATACTTGGTACGTATATGCCATATGCACTCGTGGAAAGACCAGAAGGGGGTTATGAAGCTAGACCTGATAAAGATTGCAAGGATGACTGA
- the LOC107007031 gene encoding probable methyltransferase PMT2 produces MANKSMGDNRTRTSVSIFIVAGLCFFFYLLGSWQRSGVGKGDSIALAVTKSGENCNILPNLNFETRHGGQAGSIDDSGTEVKKFKPCRPRYTDHTPCQDQKRAMHLPRENMIYRERHCPPPEKKLNCLIPAPKGYVAPFPWPKSRDYVPYVNAPYKSLTVEKAIQNWIQYEGNVFRFPGGGTQFPQGADKYIDQLASVIPIQNGTVRTALDTGCGVASWGAYLWKRNVIAMSFAPRDSHEAQVQFALERGVPAVIGVLGTVKMPYPSRAFDMAHCSRCLIPWGAADGILMMEVDRVLRPGGYWVLSGPPINWKTNYKAWQRPMEDLQEEQRKIEEIAKLLCWEKKSEKGETAIWQKRMDADSCRSTQEDSEATLCKSTDPDDVWYNKMEACITPSKGNGDDEGLKPFPERLFAVPPRIANGLVSGVSVESYLEDNRKWKKHVSAYKKINKLIDTGRYRNIMDMNSGLGGFAAALQSPKLWVMNVMPTIAQKNTLGVIYERGLIGIYHDWCEAFSTYPRTYDLIHAHGLFSLYKDKCNFEDILLEMDRILRPEGAVILRDDIDVLIKVKKIIGGIRWDSKLIDHEDGPLVPEKILVAVKQYWTVGDDNSTSTR; encoded by the exons ATGGCAAACAAAAGCATGGGGGACAATAGGACCAGGACTTCTGTGTCAATATTTATTGTAGCTGGTCTCTGTTTCTTCTTCTATTTGCTTGGATCATGGCAGAGAAGTGGTGTCGGGAAGGGAGATAGTATAGCTTTGGCAGTCACCAAGAGTGGTGAGAACTGCAATATCCTACCAAATCTCAATTTTGAGACTCGTCATGGTGGCCAAGCAGGTAGTATTGATGATTCAGGAACGGAAGTCAAAAAATTTAAGCCATGTCGTCCTCGTTACACTGATCATACACCATGTCAAGATCAAAAGCGTGCTATGCACCTCCCAAGGGAAAATATGATCTATCGAGAAAGGCATTGTCCGCCTCCAGAAAAGAAGTTGAATTGCCTTATTCCAGCACCTAAGGGGTATGTCGCCCCATTTCCATGGCCAAAGAGTCGGGATTACGTTCCATATGTGAATGCCCCCTATAAGAGCTTGACGGTCGAGAAGGCCATTCAGAACTGGATTCAGTATGAAGGTAATGTGTTTAGGTTCCCTGGAGGAGGGACACAGTTTCCTCAAGGAGCAGATAAATATATTGATCAGCTTGCTTCTGTAATCCCAATTCAAAATGGAACTGTTCGGACTGCTCTGGACACTGGTTGCGGG GTTGCAAGTTGGGGTGCTTATCTTTGGAAAAGGAATGTCATCGCAATGTCATTTGCTCCACGAGACTCACATGAAGCTCAAGTTCAGTTTGCTCTTGAAAGGGGTGTACCTGCTGTAATTGGCGTCCTAGGAACAGTCAAAATGCCATATCCATCTAGGGCCTTTGATATGGCTCATTGTTCTCGCTGTCTAATCCCATGGGGAGCTGCTG ATGGAATCCTCATGATGGAAGTTGATAGAGTTCTTCGACCTGGTGGCTACTGGGTGCTTTCTGGCCCTCCGATCAATTGGAAGACTAATTACAAGGCCTGGCAACGCCCCATGGAGGACCTTCAGGAAGAACAAAGGAAAATTGAAGAGATTGCCAAACTTCTTTGCTGGGAGAAGAAATCTGAGAAGGGTGAGACTGCTATTTGGCAGAAAAGGATGGATGCCGACTCATGCCGTTCTACGCAAGAAGATTCTGAAGCTACACTTTGTAAATCGACAGATCCAGATGATGTCTG GTACAACAAAATGGAAGCATGCATAACACCAAGCAAAGGCAATGGTGATGATGAAGGTCTAAAACCATTCCCTGAGAGACTTTTTGCTGTTCCTCCAAGAATTGCTAATGGACTAGTTTCTGGAGTCTCTGTTGAGTCATATCTGGAAGACAACAGGAAATGGAAGAAGCATGTTAGTGCttataagaaaattaacaaactcATAGACACAGGAAGGTACCGTAATATCATGGACATGAATTCTGGACTTGGAGGTTTTGCTGCAGCTCTTCAATCTCCCAAGTTGTGGGTTATGAATGTTATGCCTACGATAGCCCAGAAAAATACCTTGGGAGTCATTTATGAACGTGGGCTTATCGGAATTTATCATGACTG GTGTGAAGCGTTCTCTACATACCCAAGGACTTATGATCTCATTCATGCTCATGGTCTTTTCAGTTTATACAAGGACAA GTGCAACTTTGAAGACATTCTCTTAGAGATGGACCGTATTTTGCGGCCAGAAGGCGCTGTTATTCTGAGAGATGATATAGATGTTCTAATTAAGGTAAAGAAGATAATAGGAGGTATAAGATGGGACTCCAAATTGATAGATCATGAAGACGGTCCCCTTGTTCCCGAAAAGATACTGGTAGCAGTAAAACAATACTGGACTGTGGGGGATGATAATTCCACATCCACACGATAA
- the LOC107007046 gene encoding uncharacterized protein LOC107007046 has protein sequence MGEHLVVKDEDRVRVGNTDALSSSGEQIENGKKATEVVEGIGASSSNSKTMKEKELAVEEEEEGNEEVPLIGGAECRICQDEDSLNNLESPCACCGSLKYAHRKCVQHWCNEKGDITCEICHQQYQPGYTAPPRARSEDTIIDIGGGWQIAGTPLELHDPRLLAIREAERQLLEAEYDDYNATNASGVAFCRSAALILMAFLLLRHALPVADADGDDEDPSAFFSLFLLRLIGFLLPCYIMVWAISILQQRRQREEAAALATAQFAFVVQSGQPTGVQFAMASATPSVPASTDSSSVPAPMDRV, from the exons ATGGGTGAGCATTTGGTTGTGAAAGATGAGGACCGGGTCCGGGTTGGGAATACAGATGCATTATCATCATCAGGGGAACAAATTGAAAATGGGAAGAAGGCAACGGAAGTAGTGGAAGGAATTGGAGCTTCTTCTTCGAATTCGAAGACGATGAAGGAAAAGGAATTGGCtgttgaggaagaagaagaagggaatGAGGAGGTGCCGTTAATTGGGGGTGCAGAGTGCCGTATTTGTCAAGATGAAGATTCTTTGAATAATTTGGAGAGTCCTTGTGCTTGTTGTGGAAGTCTCAAG TATGCACATCGAAAGTGTGTTCAACACTGGTGCAACGAGAAGGGTGACATTACTTGTGAGATTTGCCATCAG CAATACCAGCCTGGTTACACTGCCCCTCCTCGAGCTCGGTCAGAGGATACAATTATAGATATTGG GGGAGGATGGCAAATTGCTGGCACACCTCTGGAATTACACGATCCTCGCCTTTTGGCAATTAGAGAGGCTGAACGCCAACTTTTGGAAGCtgaatatgatgattataatgCTACAAATGCAAGTGGTGTTGCGTTCTGCCGTTCTGCTGCTCTAATT TTAATGGCTTTTCTGCTCTTGCGACATGCATTACCTGTAGCAGATGCAGATGGAGATGACGAAGATCCCTCTGCTTTCTTCTCG CTTTTCTTGCTTCGGTTAATTGGCTTTCTTTTACCTTGCTACATCATGGTCTGGGCCATCAGCATTTTGCAGCAGCGCAGGCAAAGAGAG GAAGCTGCAGCATTAGCAACAGCACAATTTGCATTTGTGGTACAATCTGGGCAGCCAACAGGTGTACAGTTTGCCATGGCATCAGCTACACCATCTGTTCCTGCATCAACGGACTCTTCGTCTGTGCCTGCACCAATGGATCGGGTTTAA